The window GAGTGGCAACAGCCTATCGGCGATCTCTGCCGGTGTCAAACCGCGGCGCCAGGGGGTCGGCCAGACAGGGGCTAGCCCGCCATCCGCCAAAGCCTTACAATCATTGCGCCTTCATCTCTACGAGGACGCTTGCATCGCCGCATCGCCATTTATCCGGGCTCGTTCGACCCCCCGACCAACGGGCATCTCGACCTCATCGAGCGCGGCAGCTCCATTTTCGAACACCTCATCGTCGCCGTGCTCCGCAACGCCGAGAAACACCCGCTGTTCACCGTCCCCGAGCGCTGCGAGATGCTCCAGCAGTTGACCGCCCGCTACCGTAACGTGACCATCGAATCCTTTGGCGGCTTGCTGGTGGATTACGCCCGCGACCGTAAAGCCAACGTCATCCTGCGCGGCATACGCGCCATCAGCGACTATGAGTACGAGCTGCAGATGGCCCTCATGAACCGCAAGCTCGACCGCCGGCTGGAGACCGTCTTCATGATGCCCGCCGAGAAGTACTCCTACCTGAGCTCCCGTCTCATCAAGGAGATCTTCTGTCTGGGCGGCTCGGTCACGGGCCTGGTCCCGGAACTGGTCGAGCGGCGCCTGCGCGCCAAAGTCCGGCCCCCCAAGCCGCAGATCGCCAACCCTACTGTCAGGATAAGGAAGAAAAAGTGATGGCTACCCAGGCCGCAGTGAAACCGACGCATCTCACCGAGCGCATCAACCGCATCGAGGTCTCGGCCACCCTGGCGGTGGTCGGCGAAGCCGAGAAGCTCCGCGCCCAGGGCGTGGACCTGGTGGATTTCGGCGCCGGCGAGCCCCACTTCGCCACCCCGCAGCACATCAAGGACGCGGCCATCGCCGCCATCCACGCCAACTTCACCAAGTACACCCCGGTGGGCGGCACCGCCGAACTGCGTGATGCCATCGTGCACCGCCACACCGTGGACTTCGATTCCGACTTCAAGCGTGAGGAGTGCATCGCCTCGGTCGGCGGCAAGCACGCCCTGTTCAACGCCGTCCAGGTGCTGGTGGACCATGGCGACGAAGTCATCATCCCCGTGCCCTACTGGGTCTCATTCAAGGACATCGTGCGCTACGCCGGCGGCGTCCCCGCGTACATCGAGACCGACGAGAGCCAGGACTTCCGCCTCACCCCGCAGATGATCGAGCGCGCCCTCACCCCGCGCACCAAGGTCATCATCCTGAATTCGCCCTCGAACCCCTCGGGTGCCGTCCTCAGCCCCGACGACATGACCTCCATCCTGCGCCTGGCGCACGAGCGTGGCATCTGGGTCGTCTCCGACGAGTGCTACGTCTACCTGAACTTCACCGGGCGCCGCTTCTCGGTGGGCTCGCTGCGCGAGTTCCGCGACCGCACCGTCATCATCGGCTCGCTCTCCAAGACCTACTCCATGACCGGATGGCGGCTCGGCTACGCCCTGGCGCCGGCGGCTGTCGTCTCCGCCATGATCAAGCTGCAGAGCCAGTCCACCTCCAACCCGACCTCCATCGTGCAGAAGGCCGCGCTCGCCGCCCTGAACAGCGACCAGAGGTGCGTGGACGAGATGCTGGCCGAGTGGATCCGCCTGCGCGACCACGTGGTCGCCGGCCTGAAGCGGATTCCCGGCGTGACCTGCGCCCGCCCCGAGGGGGCGTTCTATGTCTATCCCAACCTCTCGAAGCTTTTCGGCAAGACGGTGAACTCGGCCTCCGAGGTCGCCCGCCGGCTGCTGCACGAGGCCCACGTGGTGGTGGTGCCCGGCGAGGGCTTCGGTACCCGCGAGCACATCCGCATCTCCTACGCCACCTCGCAGAAGGAACTGGACCGCGGCCTGGAGCGCATGGCCAAACTCTTCGCGACGCTCTGACGCTGCACGGCTGTCATCCTGAACGAGGGCGAACGCCCGAGTGAAGGACCCCGCTGGTGCTCCACACCTCCCGTGCCGCCCGCAGGCACTTCGGCCAAGGTCCGTTGCCGTTCCGTTTTACATCCGGCAACACATCTCCCCCGGGAAAAGCTCTAAACTAGGTACCGCTTCTTCCCCTGGCGAATGACCGAACTTTACCCATTCCTGCTCGAGCCCGAATTCAAGGAGCGCCCCTGGGGCGCTCGCGACCTCTCCCCCATCTACGACAAGAAAGCCGAAGGCCAGCCCAT of the Terriglobales bacterium genome contains:
- the coaD gene encoding pantetheine-phosphate adenylyltransferase, which codes for MHRRIAIYPGSFDPPTNGHLDLIERGSSIFEHLIVAVLRNAEKHPLFTVPERCEMLQQLTARYRNVTIESFGGLLVDYARDRKANVILRGIRAISDYEYELQMALMNRKLDRRLETVFMMPAEKYSYLSSRLIKEIFCLGGSVTGLVPELVERRLRAKVRPPKPQIANPTVRIRKKK
- a CDS encoding pyridoxal phosphate-dependent aminotransferase, producing MATQAAVKPTHLTERINRIEVSATLAVVGEAEKLRAQGVDLVDFGAGEPHFATPQHIKDAAIAAIHANFTKYTPVGGTAELRDAIVHRHTVDFDSDFKREECIASVGGKHALFNAVQVLVDHGDEVIIPVPYWVSFKDIVRYAGGVPAYIETDESQDFRLTPQMIERALTPRTKVIILNSPSNPSGAVLSPDDMTSILRLAHERGIWVVSDECYVYLNFTGRRFSVGSLREFRDRTVIIGSLSKTYSMTGWRLGYALAPAAVVSAMIKLQSQSTSNPTSIVQKAALAALNSDQRCVDEMLAEWIRLRDHVVAGLKRIPGVTCARPEGAFYVYPNLSKLFGKTVNSASEVARRLLHEAHVVVVPGEGFGTREHIRISYATSQKELDRGLERMAKLFATL